The genomic interval CAACTGTATCATCCATCTTTAACGTGCTGATGCTGGGGGATTGTTTTGCTGCAGCCAACCCTCCACTTCTTCAAAGACGGGAAAAAGGCCTCTGAAGTGATAGGTGCTGATCCTCAACTCTTGAAAGCTACCATGGAAGATCTCTACAAATAATTTCCGCATATACATTCACCTACTGTTAAGGTTGTCGTCGGAGTGGAGTTCCGGTTCTTTTATAGGATTAAAATCATGCCATTCTGCTTATGAGTAGATCGTTAAATTTGCTGCTAAGTAATGCCTGTTTTGTTGGATTTCATATTCTACCATTTCCTTGTTCACATTGCTTAATTGTTATCCCACTAGTTCATTTATGGGCATCCTGATCTACGGACGAGGGAGGGGCCTTCTTGCCCCTTCCTTCCTCTGGCAACATTCTCCAACGACGCACTTTGGGATTGCAGTAGCTGGTCTGTGTTCTTTTGGTCTTCCTAGTACTacaagaataagaaaagaataatatttgaaatcatGATTAATGGTAGTATTACGTGACGTCTTCTTACTAAAGGAAACTAAAGAGATAACGTATTATTGTCTCATTTGTCTAGcattttttctaataaatatgtgatacataattaataacacTGTAAACTGTAATTAGTTATGACTCataatattattcataaaaaaaatatatgaacttaaaaaaatttattagagATTATCATTGTAGTTTTCTCTCACAATCTCTTGGTTGGTTTGGTAATAATTAAGATGCAAGTGGGCACAAATCTCCTCAAAGACGAGTTAACACAGAAATATGTATTGAATTAATgtacttatattatttttttaaaagggaTAGGTTAttgatataataaatttaaaaaaaaaaaactctcaacAAGGGGGGTCCCATACATGGTAGAAAAATTAACACTGCAATGGCCAGGATTTCATTTGTcaaagaaagggaaaacaaaaattgaagcaaCAGAAAATATGATCTTAACGTACTTATATTTTGTCAAGTCCTTTGATTTTAACACAAAATACTCAAGTCAAGTCAAATACTCTAAGTCAAGTCACTTGTCAagtagataaaatatttaaaatagttAGGTTgcgtttttttttattatttttaagttttttttaattttttaaaataataaaaacgtattctctttcttattttttaaaatatatttttaaaaataaaaaaatttataaaaaaaactcaaaataacaaaaaattattttaaatgttttcatttaacaataactcaaaatatatttatttattcatattttattattataataaaaaaatattacaaaattcattaactttacaatgtatatattttttaataatatattaacattaaatatttataatttacttaataactaaatttattgaataaaatattattaaaaaatattttcaaaattttagtgttttctaattttttgttttgaaaaataattttttcaaaataacaaaataactcgtttttaattttttaaaaatagactatcaaaataaaaaataaaaaataaaaaataaattcaaaacttaaaataaaaaattgaaaagcaaataaAACCAGccttaatattttgattttaacagTTTATATGAATATTCTAGATAGTTTATTCACTGTTAGTGAATTAATCATTACGAATATATTATTACTCAATTCCAAATGCGAAAAtgggaaaaaacaaaaaacaaatcaGTCGTAACAATGCAAAGAAGACAAGTGCAGGGAGCCATTGTCTCTTCTTTGCTATGGTTCTGATCAGAAGAAGGCTCATAAATGGTTTATCCAAACAAGCCACTGGGACTACTCTGCGTCTACAGACCTACCTTCGTTCCCCCCATGAACATGGCTTCAGAAGCTTGGCCTCTTCggtttctttctcttgcttttctGCTTCCGCGACCGTATATACTTTTACGGGCTTCGCCATCGCAAGTGGAGACGACCAGTGGCTTCGGTTCTCGAGCTTGGTTGAATCAAGATTGCTAAAGATGGTAATGTGTGCCTATCTTGCAAATTGCGTTTTCGTGAGGCGGTTCGGTTTAATTCTTCTATACTGTGTTGTCGAGTTTCTGGGTATATGGTGGTGCTATGTGAATTGTTGTGTTTGCTTTGAAGCTTGGACCTGTTGGTTGGCCTAAATTTGCaaaacttttgttttttttttgttttttcccgATTGTGGGTTTTAATGAATTACTAGCAGTTGACCCTTGCAaggtacaaaaataatttatcaatgcATTTTTTATAGAATATCCTTTTGTATTCATGAATTATTATGTTTCCTATTAATTAACTGAAATTgtgatttgatattttaatttatgattcATATTTACAATAGTTATATCgtacaaattttaaatatcaccTTTAAAATTTCATGCACGTTCAGGCTCCCTCTATAAATTTATGGTTGTTATACTtgctattatatatacacacacatgtattCCTCTTTATGTATTCAACTTTTTATGCTATACCAAGCAAGGGGTGctatatatacaaaaatcaagttaaCATTTTAGGTTGGGAGGTGTTACTGGGTGATATTTActatatcaaaattttcaatcgtATAATTGATTAATAGGGAAGCTAATGAGCCACTCTTATGTAATTTTTGGAAGAGGTTGGTTGAGAAAAGGTTAAGAAGAGAAAATGAtgtctgaaaatcaatttggttttatgCCTGGTAGATTAATAATGGAAGCTACATACGTGTTGAGATACTTGATAGAAATGTCAAGTGCTAAGTGAAAAGATTTttatatggtgtttatagatttagtAAAAGCTCATGGCAAGTCTCTAGAGAAGgcttatgaatttttgagaagaATGAAGTCCAAGTTGCTTATATACAAGttattaaaagtatttattATGGGGTGAAAACGTGTATTTGGACTTTTTAATTGGATTATAATTGGTTATGCATCGAGCCCTTATCTCTTTACTTTACAATCTTAACAAACTAAAGCAATCATCTCTTTAtgattttcttgttttctttttgaatatccaaaaaagtaaaaaaatagaaagagagTCAATTGGGTTTCTGTAATAGCCCTAGGGGGCTTTATAGGGTTGCCATTTGTCTCTGTGTCCACTTATCTTGGTAGGAGAAGCCCTCAATCTTATGTTGATTAAGGTTGAGAGGGAGCCTAGTGCAGGGTTTTACTATTAGCAAAAGGGTCAGATATTCATGTTCATTTGTCTTATCTTGTTTTATCCATTCATAGTCATGTCTTTTGTGGGCTTCTGATAATGAATTGGTATTTTGGGGACTTACTCTTGTAGCTTTTAGTGATTGTTTGTCAAGTTTTTGAGAGAGATTGTTTTTCTGGGCCAGGTGAGAATGCTTTTGGTCATGGGCAATCTGTATGGGCTGTAGGGTTGGTTCATTGCTGACTTCTTACGTTGGGCTTcatctcatttcttcttctgaAGTAACAGCCATTTGGGAAGGAGGATGAAGATTTATGGAAATAGGCATCTTGATAGAGGCAGTACTTGTCTAAAAGTGACTGGCTTACCTATATTCTGAGCATTTTTTTGAGTCTTCCTACATATGTGTATGAGCGCATCTAATTTTTGCTATTATCTTGTTTGTGCCTAATAGGTTAGAAGAGCCTCACTAGAACTTTCTTTGGGGAGATAACTAAATTTTGTTTTGTGGTGAGCCTTCTTTAAGCTTGCGAGGAAACTTTTTATCTTTTCCTATACTCATGGATGACTTTACGGATATCCAGCTGCTTGGGTTGCATTCCTTGACTAAAGAGATAAAAGTATAAATCTATTAGAGTTACCTAAAAGTAACTCAGATGAGATGAGCTTAGGGCCATCAGTTGTTGGCCATGCTAATTAGAAAAATGATGCCATTAACTTGCCCTATCAAAAAACTACACCaccaagctttaatcccactagattGGGCCTACCATATGGATTCTAACTTGCAAGTCATATCCATCCATCTACCCTTCTCACAAATGCGGTTTTCTTCTAAAGtatctaaattaatttaatgatgTCCCTCATGTCTTATCTTCAATAAGCACCACTCCAAGCTTGTTCTTACTTAAACTCAAGTATACTCGTCAAACTTTTGACTCTTAGTTGTTCTGCTAaatatgatgataataataaaaacagaGTATGTTGAATATTGTTTTTCCAGCTGGCAGAGATCtgaattgtattttatttttatctctaaagGCCATATCTAGAAATCCTTGTGTACTTACATTCTATTAATGCCTTGCTGAATGAATAGAAGGACATAGCATTCAcacatttttcaataaattgaaagaacaaaaagaagggagaataaaagaagaagaaaaatgtgtTGTTTGAGCTTGACTAAAACAGTTGAATTCCTCTTCTGCTACCAGGTGCAACTCATTGACTATTTTATCAGGACGAAAACAGTGAAAAGTCATTGTTACAGGAAAATATATCAGTCCTTGGAACATTCACTTACAGATGAAGAAGTTCATGAGTTACAGGTATTTTCCTCTAAAGGACTTTCCGTCTTGTTAGTTTCATAATGTAAGAGAGCAGGTGAAGAAGTTGAATGTTGCTCTGAGATGAGATGTGTTGAAGTAGGGGACCCATATGGTTGCTTTGAGATTTCTTTGCTGATTTATCAAATTGTGGGTTTTCATTCCTTCCTGCACTCCAATTTACATCAACGCAATCCAATTTCTTGAAATATGATTCTAGGATTTGAATGAAGCTTCAGAGAAAGGTGTAAGAACCTCTTCACATAAACCTGGGAAAAATTTCAATACCTTATAGAAAACTACATCCCGGCAGAAACCTTTGAAGCATGTGTTTAAGAAATTTTCTATTAGCTTTTTATATGTCTTGCATTCTCTCATCATCCGTATGTGTGTAATAGTGGCTGCTGCAAATCTAGTTGGACAAACTCAGCTGATATCTCACTTAGCCATTGGGTTGAAGAGGTTTGATGATATTATCTGGTAATGTTAGTTCTGGTTTTGTTAGCATTCAGAGTGAAGCTTTTTGAATTATTTCCCCCTGAAATTATTTTCGTTTCATCCCATATCCTGATATAGGTTCCACATGTCACATTGAATTGTAGCTAATATAGATGGCAAGCACAATTCTTTGTGCATGGATTGCAATCGTAACCATGGGATTTCTCTTATTCAGTTCTTCTGtttttgtcaaatttaaaataatgctGATTTGAGCCACATTCCAGTTTTTGGtatattctttttttcctttgtgATTGAGAAGTTATGGTTTCATGTTGCGGAAATAGCCTCTTTgcgggaaaaaaaaaagccagAGAAGGCTGCATATGAAAAAAACCCTCCCCCAACCCTCACGAAGCTAGGAGCCTTGTGCACTAGGGACACCTTTATCTttagtctttctttcttcatgtCTTGCAGGTCTCTTTGAGCTTCTCATATCACACTCCAAGTAAGCCTGTTTCCCCTAATGTCTTCTCCAGCATGCATGTTGAAGACAATACAAATCTAGCTTCTTGTCACAGATCTGGGAGTGGATTGGCACAGTGGCCTGAAAAAGCAAGTTGGGTTGGGCTTTTCGACCCTCCAAAAGTAAGTTGGCTTGAACTCTGCTTTCATATGGATTGTAGGAATTCAACCGCACTTACCTAACCTGTCCTTAAAAGAAATACTTTACTTACACGGGTTCATGAATTTTGTTGGCCTTGTACCATCACAATTCAAATATGTTCCACAAATTAGTTATTTCCAGTagaaaatgaataattaaataaaatcagGATAACAAGTTGgttgttctttttgaaaataaattgaagctGGGAGTTGAAactttatgaattatttttgacaaagttaaatacaaaaaaagttACGTTTGTGTGCATAAtatatgtgtacatatatattatgaaaatCTCGTGAATCAATCTGGGGGCAAACTTGAACTTGTGATTTCAAACCTTCGATCAGCAATATAATTGAGGCTAACCTTTTGCTCGAAATTGGAGACATCTCCAGCCCTTGCATATtctcaaatatgtaatataatttttactttagtGGACATGTggaattatttttgttatccaTGAACATTATAGTTTACATGGAATTGCAGAAATAATTTGCTTCTGTTTCTCTCTTTGGTATGTGAGatatttgttcatatttattttcattgcaCCCAAGTGATTGGTGCCTAAAAAACCCCAACAACTGGTACCAAAGTCATTTGGCTAGATTTAATTGGTTAAACTGGTCTGGAcaatacaacatatcaagccttaaatCCCTAGTTAGTGGGGTTTGGTAAATTAATTCTAGCTTATCAATCATTTTATCTATGGTCATGTCTTCTGTGAGGCCTTGACGACTTgtatcatatttaagagttcACCATTTCTTTTTGGTCTTTCTTCGCCTTTTTGCTAAAGATTTGTTTCATTCAATCCACTTTCTTACAATAGCCTCTATTGGTCTTTTTCTCACATCAGCAAATCATCTTAATTGTATCTCACCCatctttatcttcaatagaaGCCATACCAATCTTATTTAGAATAatctaatttctaattttatttgtacTTGTATGATCGCTCATCTATCATAGCACCCTTATCTctattatgctcatattttgcacatgttggggTTTTGCTACCTAACATTCTATGCCATACAACAAAGCTTATCATAATTTATCACAATTCATGATGTTTGGCCTAATGAGTTTTACACTAGTTGTCAACTACTTAACACAGACTTCCTTAGTCAGCCTTGGAACTGGCTGTAAATAGAACTTCAGATGCAGAGTTAGTCTGGACAGTACATGCACAACAAGACAAAAGAAAACTGTCAAGTTTGTAGGTTAAATTAGGCAGTAGAATTGTGTTTTGTATATCAGTTGTAGCAGATTATTTCTGCAAAGGATCAGTTACAGGTTGTATCTGATTTGTAACTGTTGATTGGTTAGCTATATATAAAGCTAACcaacctgtttggagaatcaatcaagaattgaattcagtgtctcatttctttctcaattttctctctgttttctccctACTTTCTCCCTGTTATCTCTCCgtttctttcttccattcttcTCTCCCATTTCTATCCTGAATACCCTAGGTTCAAGACTAGGTctagacaaaaagaaaaaagaaaaaaagaaataaaaggttGGTGAAGAAATgtagacaaaaattaaaaaagaaagtaGTGTAGTTTGATGCTGAACACTAAAGCACACATTACTTTATCATCCTTTTTTTAGCCAAATCAACACTtttaaaagagaaagaagaggtagagaaagagagagaatgaatggAGGGAAAAACTCAGATCTCTCAACTGTATTCAGTTAggttcatgtatatatatacctgcTAGGTACAAGTATGCTACAACATACAAGCTAACTAGTTCTATTATGTACAATACTGAGTTGCTAACTGCATTCTCAACAGAAGCATATCAAGACAGCTATTTATCAGATTTTCATTTGTTGTGGATTCATTGATGGATGTTGATTTCCAAAGTTTACATGGATTAATTGTATTGGATAGATTAGTGGAGATCATACTTAAGTGCAATCAAGTTAGATTAACAGGAATTGAAAAACACAATCAGCAGATAATAGTTATTATAGAAGAATCCTCTAATTAGgaaatatttatgtttatagTTTAGGAGGAATTAGATTGTGCATGTTTTCTTATGCTCGAGTTGTTGCGTGCATTATATATTGCATCTGATGTTGTCAAGATAGGAAATAATAGAGAAAGTTGCGTGCATTATATAATACATGTGGGGAACATGTATTGTTGCTTGCTTGGTCGTATGATTTTAACTTTGACCCAAGCAATGCACATGCTAAGTCTGGAAAGGAATTTAATTTTCTTGGAAATATTAGCTTTAAGGTGTATGTTTTCATATCTGACTTAGAAGTAGTTGAGATTTTTATGAATTACCAAGTTGCATTTGTAGGGGCAGATAACAGACTTGTAAAGAGTGTTTTCACAAGTGGAATTATTGTCAAACATGGGACAAGTAATGCAATTAGGCATATGCAAACAAAACTTATGCTTAGATGAAGTGAATGTTAGTCACAACAACACACTTGTAATGGTCACAAAGGGTAGGCAAAAATGGCCTACATGTGTGATAATAAGCAAGGGGAATTGTGCATAGGATTTTGGAGAGGAAATAGATGCGCGAATTACTATATCCTCTCAACAAAcactcagaaaaaaaaaaaaaaaaaaaaaaaaaacaaagatgaTAAGACATGCATCAACAATAAGGCAAATCTCTTTTCCAGCAATTTTTGTTAGTGGCAGAGACCTCTCCATTTATGCTCAAGGATGAAGGGAAGATACATGGCTACAACAATCAACAAAACAGTAAGTTTTGTTACACACCCAGGGCAAAGCGTCAAAGTATGCTAGGATCTTGGCTTGGAAATGTAGGGCAAACAGACACTCGGCTAATGGAGTGTGAACGTGCTGAATGAGGAGAGGGAGGCATCTCAGTTTGGAGGTGTACAAACCCCAACCCAAATACCCCATATCTCACCGTGTGCCTTGATGAGGAATAAATCTTAAATTCCATCCCCATCTCCAATGAGGATGAACCCACTCCATGCCCCCAACTTGACCTTAATAATAGACAAacattatttaaatgaataatgcatgatcatcattaattatatttcattgCACCTAACTTAACTGCCTAGAGGATCATGATATTTGATTATGATCTTTATATTAAGTAACTATATACGTTTAGATGgtttgtatgtattttttttatatccttAGAATGTATTACATTAGAATAGGATGCATATATACAAGTCATATGATACGCCTCTTTTATGAAATATacttttacattattttattttacatggtatcagagccaaaatcCTATACCCTAGCTTCTTAAAAATAGTTACTGTAGTCAACTTCAGTTGTCGTCATTGCTGTCTCTGTCACCTTTAgtcattgttgttgttgcatCTTTCTTGCTGCCCTTCTCACGACTCTAGTTCAAGCGAGGACTCTAGTGTGACGCAATGCAAAGCGAGGCAACCCAGATCATGTTGTCTCATCATTAAACCTGTGCTTATTGTCCTCTCATTGTCATCTCAACACTCATTTCCAGCGCTAATTAGTCATATTCGGCGCTGACAACCCTAGATCTACCAGATCTGAAGATAACTTTATTAGATCTAACCTTCCCTTTGcgcatctcaatctgattgcGTGACTCCATTGCAATTTTGTCTTCTTGTGCACCCTAGTCTATGCCATAGTCCTTAACAACAATGCATTGCGTTCACATCCTTCTAAAAACTCAAATCCAACATTGTCCTTTGTTGGTCGCATTGAATTGTGGTTGTTCTAGTTGTGTGG from Diospyros lotus cultivar Yz01 chromosome 8, ASM1463336v1, whole genome shotgun sequence carries:
- the LOC127807378 gene encoding uncharacterized protein LOC127807378, which encodes MVLIRRRLINGLSKQATGTTLRLQTYLRSPHEHGFRSLASSVSFSCFSASATVYTFTGFAIASGDDQWLRFSSLVESRLLKMVQLIDYFIRTKTVKSHCYRKIYQSLEHSLTDEEVHELQVSLSFSYHTPSKPVSPNVFSSMHVEDNTNLASCHRSGSGLAQWPEKASWVGLFDPPKVSWLELCFHMDCRNSTALT